The DNA region ATATCCTGCGGATTGCAATTGGTGTCCACCAGCGCAACGATCGGGATCTTGAGTAGATTGGCTTCGCGCACAGCGGAATCTTCGCGACCCACATCAACAATGAAGAGCAGATCAGGGACGCGCTTCATGATGCGCGCGCCGGAGAGACGGGTCTGCAGGCGGGTAATATCGCGCTCGATCAACAAGCCTTCTTTTTTCGTGAGGCGGTTGATCTCGCCGCTATCGCGCAGATTCTCAAGTCGTTCCAGTTCCTGGATGCGCTTGTACATGGTCGACCAGTTGGTGAGCATGCCGCCCATCCAGCGTTCGGTGACATAAGGCATGCCGCAGCGGGTCGCCTCTTCGGCAACGGTTTCCTGCGCCTGGCGCTTCGTGCCGACGAACAGAACGGTTCCGCCGTTCGCAACCGCATCACGGATGACGTTATATGCCTGATTTGCAAGCTTGACAGTCTGCTGCAGATCGAGGATGTGAATCCCGTTACGTTCCGTGAAAATGTACGGTTTCATACGGGGGTCCCACTTGTTCGTACGATGCCCGAAGTGGACGCCGCTCTCAAGCAGGGCTTTCATGGAAATGACAGCCATTGTTACTCCTTAACTTGTGCCGTTCTCCAACGCGCAGTTCATTGACTGGCGCGGAACGGAATGAGTTTAGCGGGGTTGATGACCCGCTCAGGGACGCTTATTGCCCGTCCCAAGCAGAATGTGCCCTTTTTAGGGCGGCAGGATTATAACACAAGAATCCGACCGTAGACAAAAGACGGCAGACCATTTTTCGTCGTCCACGGTCTACCGTCCATCGTCCGCTACCCCACGTAATCACACCACGCTTCGTACTTCGCAATCCTGCCGCGGATCGCATCATGATACACATTCTGGATCTCGCGCGTGACCTTGCCCGACCTGCCATCGCCGATCTTGCGGAAGTCGATCTCGCATAGCCCGATCACCTCCGCCGCCGTGCCGCACACGAAGACCTCATCGGCGTTATACAACTGGTCACGCGAAATGGGAATTTCACTCACACTGTAGCCCAAATCTTTGGCTATCGTATGGATGGAATGACGTGTAATACCCTCCAACACAGGTGCGGTGGACGGGGTGAATATTTTTCCGCGCTTCACGATGAACAGGTTTTCGCCCGTGCACTCGGCAATGTATCCCTGCGGGTCGAGCATGATCGCCTCCTCAAATCCCAGCCGGACAGACTCGGTCTTTGCCAGAATGCTGTTGACATAATTCCCAGCGATCTTTGCCTTGGTCATCATCACATTCGGGTGATGGCGCGTGAACGACGAAATATTCGCGCGGATCCCTTTTGCCAGCGATTCCTCACCAAGGTAATTCGACCATTGCCACACGGCGATCATCAAGGCGGGCTTGCCCGCATCCACATTTAAATTCCATGCGCCGCCTGTCAAATAAAGAAGCGGACGGATGTAACATTCATCGAAACCGTTCGCCTTCACCGTCTCCTTGATCGCCTTCGAAACATCGTCCGCAGTGTACGGCAAATCGCGGAAGCCGAAGATCTCCGCCGATTTGAGCAAGCGTTCCGAATGTTCCTGCAAACGAAAAACCGCTGATCCCTTATCCGTCTTATACGCGCGGATACCTTCGAACACCGCTGCGCCATAATGCAATGCCGCGGTCAACATGTGGACGGTGGCTTTCTCGAACTCCACCAACTCGCCATCCGACCAGATATATTTCGACTCCATTCCCATAACTCAACTCTCCTCTATTTTTTTAATAATTTCATCCGTCATCTGACGGGTCGTTAACGTTTCGCCGATGTCCGCCGTCCGCGCGCCGTCGGTGATGGTTCGATTGACCGCATCTTCGATTGCACAGGCTTCGGATTCTAACTTAAACGAATAACGCATCATCATTGCCGCCGAAAGGATCGTGCCAATCGGATTTGCGATTCCCTTGCCTGCGATATCCGGAGCAGAGCCGTGGATCGGCTCATACAATCCCATTCTCGCTTCGCCTTCGGACCTCAAGCCTGATACGCCCAAACTGGCAGAGGGCAGCATCCCCATCGACCCCGCCAGCACGGATGCTTCGTCCGTGAGAATGTCGCCGAACATGTTCTCGGTCACGACCACGTCAAACGAAGCGGGAGCAGTGATCAGCTTCATCGAGGCGGTATCCACCAGCGTATGTTCAAGTTCGATGTCAGGATTCTCCGTCCCGATGGAAGAGGCGATCTGCCGCCATAGGCGGGAGGATTCCAGCACGTTGGCTTTATCCACTGAGGTGACTTTTTTCCTGCGTCCGCGCGCCAGTTCGAAGGCAAGGTTGAGAATGCGGCGGATTTCGTAATCGTAATATTCGAGCGTATCCACCGCGCGTTCGTGACCGTCTTTCATCTCGCGCATTTTGGGTCGACCGAAATACAGCCCGCCTGTGAGTTCGCGTATGACGAGAATATCCACGCCCTGCAGTTTTTCAGGCTTGAGCGGGGAACGATCCGCAAGCGCGGGATGCACTGTGACGGGACGAAGATTCGCAAACACACCGAGACCTTTGCGAAGCGCGAGCAAACCGCGTTCGGGTCTGTCCTTTGCATTTGGGTCATCCCATTTCGGTCCGCCCACTGCGCCGAACAAAACCGCGTCAGAAGACTGACAATCTGCAAGGGTTTCATCGGTGAGCGAGGAACCATATTTATCAATCGAACAGCCGCCCATCAGACGCTCTTTAAAATCGAAGGTGTGATTGTATTTGCTGGCAACTATGTCCAACACGCGTACAGCTTCGCCGACCACTTCGGGTCCGATGCCATCGCCAGGGAGGAGAGTGATTTTGAAATTCATTTATATGTTTTCCATTTCGCAGGGGCGCGGTCTCCGCGCCCAGCTTTCATCATCAATCTTGAGCGGGGAAACCGCGCCCCTACAAATCCTAATGCGCCACCATCAATCCATACTCCACCGAATCCGCGAGAGCGCGCCAACTGGCTTCGATGATGTTCGTGCTTGCTCCAACGGTACTCCAGCGGGAGGTGGAATTGCGCGTGTCGATCAACACGCGGGTGACGGCTTCTGTGCCGCGATCCGAATCCAAAATGCGGACTTTGTAATCGGAAAGGTGAAAGTCCCTGATTTGCGGGTAATAATCTTTCAATGCTTTGCGCAGGGCGTTATCCAGCGCGTTGACCGGACCATTCCCTTCGGCGGCGGTGTGCAGCAACTCACCCTGCACACGGACTTTGACGGTAGCTTCTGCGAAAATACCGCGTCCCTGACGATGCTCAACATTGACAAAAAAATCCACGAGTTCAAATGGCGGTTTATATCCATATTCCTGCCGCTTTAACATCATCGTCACAGACGCTTCCGCCGCTTCAAAGGAAAATCCGCGCGCTTCAAGTTCCTTGATCTCATTCAGAACAGGCACGACTTCATTTCCTTCCACTTCCACGCCGTGTTCTTCGGCTTTGCTGAGCAGGTTGCCGCGCCCCGACAAATCCGATACGACGACGCGCATTTTGTTGCCAACCAGTTCAGGCTCCACATGCTGGTAGGACTGCGGTGAGCGTCGCATGGCAGCCACATGCACGCCGCCCTTATGCGCAAACGCGGACTTACCCACAAATGGCAAATGTTCATCAGGTGTGAGGTTCGCTACTTCCGCGACGAAATGTGAGAGATCATACAAGTGCTGAATGTTTCCCTTGGGGAGACATTCAAAACCCAATTTCAACTCCAGGTTCGCCATGATGGAACACAGGTTGGCATTTCCGCAGCGTTCCCCCACTCCGTTAATGGTTCCCTGCACTTGGATGGCGCCTTCGCGAACGGCAACCAGCGAATTGACCACCGCGCTTTCGGAGTCATTATGCGTGTGAATTCCAAGCGGATGATCGATCTCCTTCTTTAATTCGCCGAAGATACGTTTGATCTCCCACGGGAAGGTCCCGCCGTTGGTATCGCACAGCACAATGGTCTCCGCACCGCCGCGGATGGCGGCACGCAGGGTTTCGAGCGCATAGGCTTTGTCCGCTTTGTAGCCGTCGAAGAAATGTTCAGCATCGTAAATGACACGTTTGCCGTTGGATTTTAGATACGCAACGGAATCTTCGATGATGCGCAGGTTGTCTTCAAGCGTGGTTTGCAAAACTTCGGTGACGTGCAATGTCCATGTCTTGCCAAATATGGTGCAGACAGGCGTTTGCGAATCAAGTAATGCTTTGATATTGGCATCGTCTTCAGGTCCGTCTTTGACACGGCAGGTGGAACCGAACGCCGTGATAAGCGCGTGCTTCCATTGCATGTCACGGGCGCGTTGAAAGAACTCAGCATCCTTGGGGTTGGAGCCGGGCCAGCCGCCTTCGATGAAAGCAACACCAAGTTCGTCCAATTTTTGCGCAATGCGGACTTTGTCATTCGCCGACAGGTTGAAGCCTTCGGATTGTGTCCCATCGCGCAGGGTGGTGTCGTAGATTTGGATAAGGGGCAAATCCATGATCACGTTCTCGCTTCAAATTCTGCAATCTCTTTTTCAAAACCCATGATGTAGCCGAGTTCGTCCACGCCGTTGAGCAGGCAGGTTTTGTTGAACGCGTCGATGGGGAAGGTGAACGAGCCTCCAGGGTGGGTCACGGTTTGGGAGGCAAGATCAACTGTCAGTTCGGCTTGAGGCGCTTCTTCCACCAGATCAAAGAGCATCTTGTGAGTCGCGTCATCCACGATGATGGGAATCAGTCCATTCTTCAGCGAGTTGTTGCGGAAGATGTCGGCGAAGGAGGTAGAGATAACGGCGTGGATGCCCCAAGCCGTGAGCGCCCAGGGCGCGTGTTCGCGGCTCGACCCGCAGCCGAAGTTGTCACCTGCTAATAGAATTTGTGCGCCCTGTGACTCGGGTCTGTTGATGATGAAATCCGCCTTCGGAGAGCCGTCGGCGTTGTAGCGCCAGTTGAAAAAAAGCGCGTCGGCAAGACCGTTTTTGTCGGTGACTTTGAGAAATTGCGCGGGGACGATCTGGTCTGTGTCAACGTCGTTCGCGGGAAGCGGAATGATGCGGGAGGTGATGGATGTGAATTGAGCCATGGGTAGGTTCCAAGTTTCAGGTGTCAGGTTTCAGGTTGAAAAACGATATTGGATAATAGATATTTGAATATCGAATTATCAATTACCGATTATTGTTCTTGGGTCAGTAACAACGCCATGGATTGCAGTTGCGGCGGCAGTGACGGGGCTGGCAAGGAAGGTGCGTCCGCCTTTGCCCTGACGCCCTTCAAAGTTGCGGTTGCTGGTGGAGATGGCATATTGACCGGGTTGTAATTGATCGCCATTCATCGCAATGCACATACTGCATCCCGCTTCGCGCCATTCGGCGCCTGCTTCTTTAAAGACCTTATCCAAGCCTTCCTGCTCGGCTTGCTTTTTCACATCCTGTGAACCGGGGACGACCATCACGCGCAAGCCGTCGGCGACTTTCCTATCTTTCAAGATGGAAGCAGCGAGGCGCAAGTCTGAGATACGGGAGTTGGTGCAGGAGCCGATGAAAACCACATCCACTTTTTGACCGAGCAGCGATTGACCGGGTTGGAGTCCCATGTAGGTCATGGCTTTTTCAAAAGCGATTTTTTGCGAGGCTTCGGTGAATGCGTCGACGGTAGGGATTCGGTCAGTGATTCTCATGCCCATGCCGGGATTTGTCCCGTATGTGATCATCGGTTCGAGGTCTGCGGCGTTGAGCGTAATGGACTTGTCGTAGGTTGCGCCTGCGTCACTTGGCAACATGCGCCATTTGGCAACGGCTTTATCCCATTCTTCACCTTTCGGTGCGAATTCGCGTCCGTGTAAATATTCAAAGGTGGTGTCATCTGGAGCGATCATGCCCGCACGCGCGCCGCCTTCAATCGACATGTTGCAGATGGTCATGCGCTGTTCCATCGTCAGCCCGCGGATGGCTTCGCCCGTGTATTCGAAGACATGTCCCGTCCCGCCGCTTGTGCTAATTTTTGCGATCAGCGCGAGGATGATGTCTTTGGAAGAAACACCATGACCGAGTTTGCCGTCCACGCGGACTTCGTAGGTCTTCGGTTTCTTCTGCAAGAGACATTGCGCGGCGAGGACATGTTCCACTTCGCTGGTACCAATGCCGAAAGCCAGTGCGCCAAACGCGCCATGTGTGGCGGTGTGACTGTCACCGCAGACGATGGTCATGCCGGGTTGGGTGCGCCCAAGTTCAGGACCGATGACATGCACAATGCCACGGTGCGGACTATCCATGCCATGCAATTCGATGCCGAAATCCGCGGTGTTCTGCTCGAGCATCTTGATCTGAGCCGCCGCCATTGCATCAGAAATGGGAACATTTATCGGCGTGGTCGGAATCGAATGATCCATCGTCGCCAGTGTTTTATCGGGGCGGCGGACTTTCAATCCGCGCTGGCGCAGCCCCGTGAAAGCCTGCGGCGAGGTCACTTCATGCACGAGGTGCAGGTCAATGTAGAGGATGGCGGGAGCATCGGGCTGTTCGGCAACCACGTGCGCATCCCATATTTTTTGGAAGAGTGTTTTTTGCATGGACAAATTTCTAATCTCCAGTCTCTAATGATCTTTACCCCAGCATCACGCCAAAATCATGGACTTCGTGTTCATGACGCTCGGTCTGCGCGATGATGAGTTTGTTCAGCGCGTTGATATACGCCTTGGCGCTGGCGACAATAATATCAGTATCCGCGCCGTGACCGCCGTACACACGCGGATATTCCATCTCGCTCTGCGCGTCCATCGTGGTGTGACCGTTCCTCCCCTGAATCCGCACGGTCACTTCACCAAGCGCGTCGATGCCTTCGGTGATGGCATGAACGTTGAACTCCAGCAGTTTATTCGGCACATTGACAATGGCGCGGATCGCCTGATACGTCGCATCCACAGGACCCGAACCCATCGCCGCGTGCGTGTGGACAACGCCGTCAGGTCCGCGCAAACGGACAGTGGCAGTCGGCATGCCCATCGTCCCGCATGTGACCTGCAATCCGTCCAGGATGTACACATCGCGCGGCTTGTAGAATTCATCTGCGATTACGGCTTCAAGGTCAAGGTCGGTAATAACCTTCTTGCGGTCTGCCAGATCCTTGAAACGAGCAAAGGCTTTATCCAGTTCCACTTCATCGAGCGAGTGACCCATCTCCGCAAGACGGTTGCGCAACGCGTGTCTGCCCGAATGTTTTCCCAACACCAGATTGGTCTGGTTGACGCCCACATCTTCGGGACGCATGATCTCATACGTGGTCTGGTGTTTCAACATACCATCCTGATGAATGCCCGCCTCATGTGCAAAAGCATTCGCACCGACGATGGCTTTGTTCGGCTGGACGACGATCCCCGTGTAATTGCTGACGAGTCTGGAAATGCGCGAGAGTTGCTGAGTTTCAATTCCAGTATCAAGCCCAAAGACAGGATGACGCGTTTTCAATGTCATCACCACTTCTTCAAGCGAAGTATTCCCAGCGCGTTCACCGATCCCGTTGATGGTCACTTCCGCTTGGCGCGCACCCGCGCGGATGCCCGCCAGCGTGTTCGCAGTCGCCATGCCCAAGTCATCGTGGCAATGCACCGAGACGGTAATGCCTGCATGCATGCCTGGCGTATTCTCGATGATGCCCTTGATGAGCGTATAAAATTCATCGGGTGTGGTGTAGCCCACCGTGTCGGGGATGTTCAACGTGGTCGCGCCAGATTTGATTGCCTCACCCAAAACCACGTATAAAAATTCAGGGTCAGAGCGTCCCGCATCTTCGGGCGAAAACTCCACATCATCGCACAGCGACTTCGCATACGCCACCATCTCACTCACGCGCTGCACCACCTCTTCGGGATCCATCTTCAACTTATGCTTCATGTGGATCGGCGACGTTGCAAGAAAGGTATGAATGCGCGGGTTCTTCGCGCCTTGGACGGCTTCCCACGCCTTGTTAATATCGGATTTATTCGCCCGCGCCAGCCCTGCGATGACGGGAATCTTCGCCTCATTCTCAGGGCTGGCTGGGTTGCCCACTTCAACCGCTATTCGTCTGACGGCTTCCAGATCATCGGGCGATGCCGCAGGAAATCCCGCTTCGATAATATCCACGCCAAGCCGCGCCAGATTATGCGCCACTTCCAATTTCTCAGCCGATGTCATCGTCGCGCCGGGAGATTGCTCGCCATCGCGCAGGGTGGTGTCGAAGATTTTTACGTAATTGCTCATACTCTACTCCCGTAGGTCACGCTTACAGCGTGACTGAACTATTATTTCAAACGTCACGTTACAAACGTGACCTACAATAAGCTACTTCTTCCAATTCTCTGGTCGCAGCGAACGGACCGCCGCACCAGCGCGCCACATTTCCGAGTCGCGGATGGCGGCGAGTTCCACATCCAACTTCTCGCGGTAATCGGGCTGACTGTTGGCTTCGAGCGTGATGCGCGCTTCGTTGCCGCTCTTCACGCTTTGATACAAGTCACTGAATACTGGTGCAACTGCATCGCGGAATTTGTCCTTCCAATCGAGCGCGCCGCGCTGGGCAGTCGTCGAGCAGTTCGCGTACATCCAGTCCATGCCGTTCTCACCAACGAGACGAATAAGCGACTGCGTGAGCTCCTCCACAGTTTCATTGAACGCTTCACTCGGCGAATGTCCGTTCTTGCGCAGTTCGTTGTACTGCGCTTCCATCACGCCTGCCAACGCGCCCATCAACACGCCGCGTTCACCTGTGAGATCGGAATACACTTCCTTTTCAAACGTTGTCGGGAAGAGATAGCCCGCTCCAATGGCAATGCCCAATGCAATCGTGCGATCCTTCGCCTTGCCCGTCGCATCCTGATGGACTGCAAAACTGGCATTGATGCCCGAGCCTTCGAGGAAGTTCGCCCTCACACTGCGACCCGATCCCTTGGGGGCAACCAGCGCCACGTCCACGTGCGGAGGCGGAAGCACACCCGTATCACCCTTGAATGTGACAGAAAATCCGTGCGAGAAGTACAGCATGTCGCCTTCGTTCAAACATTCCACGATTCTTGACCATTGCGAACGTTGTCCTGCATCCGAAAGCAGGTATTGAACGACCGTTCCTTTTTCAGCGGCTTCTTCCACAGAGAACAAGGTCTCGCCCGGAACCCAGCCGTCTGTTACCGCCTTATCCCAATTCTTCGTCCCTGCACGCTGACCGATGATGACCTTGATGCCGTTATCGCGCATGTTCATCGCCTGCGCGGGTCCCTGCACGCCGTAGCCCAGCACCGCCACCACTTCATCTTTCAATACTTCACGAGCCTTCCCCAAAGGAAACTCGTCGCGGGTGATGACTTCCTCCACCGTACCGCCAAAATCGATCTTTGCCATGATTGCTTTTCTCCTATAGTTTGATATGTCATTGCGAGGAGCAGAGCGACGAAGCAATCTCCTCGCATATGAAATTATTGTTTGATATTTTCCATGAGATTGCTTCGGGCTAACGCCCTCGCAATGACATAGTTAATTACGGCATCATCTCCGCCATATCCATCACATCTTCGTAGCGGCGACTCTCCATGCCGGGCATACGCCGCACGCCGTCGTGGACTCCGCGTGTCATCGAGATCTGTCCCGTGCGCACCATTTCCACAATGCCGATGGGACGCAGCAACTCGATCATGCCTTCGATCTTGTCCTCCGTGCCAGTGATTTCCACAACGACCGAATCAGGCGCCACGTCCACGATGCGGGCGCGGAAGATTTCCGCCAGCCCATTGACCTCAGCACGGCGTTCAGGACCAACGCGCACTTTGATGAGCGCCAAATCACGCGCCACCACAGGCTGATGCGTCACATCCTGCACATCGATCACATTGACCAGTTTATACAGGTTCGCTTCGATGCGATGCGCATCCACATCCCCATTCGGGCAATCCACCACCACGGTCATGCGCGAGACCTCGGGGTTTTCCGTCCGCCCGACCGCCAGCGATTCAATATTGAAATTGCGGCGGCGAAACAAAGACGCCACACGGTTCAACACACCGGGTTTATTTTCAACTAGTGCTATAAATGTATAATTCATTCTTTCTCCTTCTTATGGAGTGCGGGAGCTTGCTCCTGCAAATTTATGCCTTCACTGGACGACGGATCATCTCATGCAGCGCCGCCCCCGCGGGAACCATTGGATAGACCGCATCTTCCATCTCCACGCGGAATTCCAACACGGTGGGACCTTTGATGCTGCGTGCCCACTCAATCGCTTCATTGACTTCCTCACGCTTGGTGACACGCTTCGCGGGGACTCCATGCGCCTCTGCCAGTTTCACAAAATCAGGCGCAAGCATGTTCACCGCGGAATAACGCTTCTCGAAGAAGAACTCCTGCCACTGACGCACCATGCCGAGGAAACTATTGTTCATGATGGCAACCTTCACATTCGCGCCTTCCTGAACCGCCGTGGTCAACTCCGCCGCCGTCATCTGAAAACCGCCGTCACCAGCCACCGCCCAAATCTCCTGGTCTTTCGCCGCGAACCACGCACCAATCGCGGAGGGCAGACCAAAGCCCATCGTCCCCGCACCGCCCGAAGTGATCCAGCGGTTCGGCTTCTCCAGTTGATAGTATTGCGCCGTCCACATCTGGTGCTGACCGACATCCGTCGTCACGATCGCGCCGCCGCCCGTCGCCTTCCAAATATCCGCGATGAGATGCGCCACATATAGCCTGCCATCCTCCTCCCAGTTCATGATCGAGCGTGTGTCGGCTTCGTTTTTCCAGCCGTTGATTTCCTGCTTCCATTCGTCATGGTCGTATTCATCCACCAAGGGAATTAAATCCGCCACCACGGTTTTCACATCGCCGACAAGCGGCACATCCACGAACACGTTCTTATGCACCTCAGACGGGTCAATTTCGATATGGATTTTCTTCGCCTTCGGCGCATAGGTCTTCAATGTACCCGTCACGCGGTCATCGAAGCGCATCCCAAAAGCAAGAATTAAATCCGAGTTTTGAATCGCCAGATTCGTGTATGCTTCGCCATGCATACCCATCATCCCCAAACTCAGTTCATGCGAAGCAGGGAAAGCACCTAAGCCTAACAGTGTGCTTGCCACAGGAGTCTGCGTCTTGACCGCAAACTGCATCAACTCCTCTTCCGCATTCGACATGATCACACCATGTCCGCACAGGATGATCGGTTTCTTCGCCTTTTCGATCAACGCAACGGCATCATCCAGCAGGTTGCGCGGCGAACGTGTCACAGGCTGGTAACCCGGCAGTTTCACTTCTTCGGGATACGCAAACTCGCAAGATTCCACTTGCGCGTTCTTGCAAATGTCTATCAATACAGGTCCCGGTCTTCCGCTTTTGGCAATGTAAAACGCCTCGCGGATGGTCTCCGCGATCTCTTCGGCGCGGGTCACCAGATAGTTGTGCTTGGTGATGGGCAATGTGATACCCGTCACATCGGTTTCCTGAAACGCATCCCCGCCGATCAAATGCGCAGCGACTTGTCCCGTAATGAATACGACAGGAACCGAATCCATCATCGCCGTGGCAATGCCCGTCACAAGATTCGTCGCACCCGGTCCTGATGTCGCCATCGCCACACCAACCTTCCCCGAAGCGCGTGCGTACCCATCCGCCATGTGCGCGCCACCCTGCTCATGCCGCACCAACACATGATGGACGGGATAATTCAACATCGCATCATAGATCGGCATATTCGCCCCGCCCGGGTAACCGAAGACCACTTCCACGCCTTCGCGCACCAGACATTCCCAAACAATTTCTGCACCTTTTAGTTTCATTCTCGCTCCTCGCAATAACGTTATACTTCCAACACCGCACCCGTATCCGCACTGGTGACAAAATGCGAATACCGCTTCAGCCACTTGGATGTGACCTTCGACTCAAACTTCGGCAGCGCATCCAGCCGACTCTGAATCTCCGCCTCGCTTAACTTGACGTTCAGGCTGCGTGCCACTAGGTCAATTTGGACGATGTCCCCAGCCTTGAGCGCCGCAATCGGACCACGCGCCGCCGCTTCGGGTGAGACATGCCCAATGCACGCGCCGCGCGTCCCGCCGCTGAAACGTCCATCGGTGATGAGCGCCACCTTGTCGCCCAATCCCTGCCCCATGATCGCGGACGTGGGCGAGAGCATTTCCTGCATCCCCGGTCCACCTTTGGGACCTTCATAGCGAACCACAACACAATCGCCAGCCTTGACCTTGCCCGCAAGGATTCCCGCCATCGCATCATCCTGCGACTCGAAGATCACAGCCGGACCTTCAAACTTCATCATTGCATCGCTCACACCGCCGACTTTCACCACGGCTCCATTCGGCGCGAGATTGCCAAACAAAATGGACAACCCTCCGCGCTTGGAGTGCGCGTTTTCATACCGTCGGATCACTTCCTCATCTTTGATCTCTAAATCTTGAATCGATTCCCCCAATGTATTTCCAGTGACCGTGATACGGTCTAAATGCAACATGCCCGTCCCCCGTTGCACTTCGTTCAAGATCGCCGGGATGCCACCCGCGCGATGCACATCTTCCATGTGCCATTTGCCAGCCGGGCTCACCTTGCAGATATGCGGTACTTTATCAGCCACGGCATTGATGCGCGTCAGCGGATAGTCCACACCGGCTTCGTTCGCCAACGCCAGCGTATGCAGCACAGTATTCGACGAGCCGCCCATCGCCATATCCAATGCAAAAGCATCGTCAATGGCATCGGCGGTGACGATGTCTCTGGGTTTGATGTCGCGTTCGATCAAGGTCATGATCTGCGCCGCAGCCCTACGCGCCAAATCCTCACGCTCGGGCGTCTTCGCCAATGCCGAGCCGTTGAACGGTAGCGCCAACCCCAACACCTCCATCAAACAGTTCATCGAGTTGGCAGTAAACATCCCGGAGCAAGAGCCGCAGGAAGGGCAAGCAAACTTCTCCAGCAGAGTGAGGCGTTTTTCGTCGATCTTGCCCGCTGAATATGCGCCGACTCCCTCAAAGACGGAGATCAAGTCGAGCACTTCACCATCTGGGGTCATGCCTGCTTTCATCGCGCCACCAGAAACGAAGATGGTCGGCACGTTGACGCGCATTGCGGCGAGCAGCATTCC from Anaerolineales bacterium includes:
- the ilvC gene encoding ketol-acid reductoisomerase; translated protein: MAKIDFGGTVEEVITRDEFPLGKAREVLKDEVVAVLGYGVQGPAQAMNMRDNGIKVIIGQRAGTKNWDKAVTDGWVPGETLFSVEEAAEKGTVVQYLLSDAGQRSQWSRIVECLNEGDMLYFSHGFSVTFKGDTGVLPPPHVDVALVAPKGSGRSVRANFLEGSGINASFAVHQDATGKAKDRTIALGIAIGAGYLFPTTFEKEVYSDLTGERGVLMGALAGVMEAQYNELRKNGHSPSEAFNETVEELTQSLIRLVGENGMDWMYANCSTTAQRGALDWKDKFRDAVAPVFSDLYQSVKSGNEARITLEANSQPDYREKLDVELAAIRDSEMWRAGAAVRSLRPENWKK
- the ilvB gene encoding biosynthetic-type acetolactate synthase large subunit, with amino-acid sequence MKLKGAEIVWECLVREGVEVVFGYPGGANMPIYDAMLNYPVHHVLVRHEQGGAHMADGYARASGKVGVAMATSGPGATNLVTGIATAMMDSVPVVFITGQVAAHLIGGDAFQETDVTGITLPITKHNYLVTRAEEIAETIREAFYIAKSGRPGPVLIDICKNAQVESCEFAYPEEVKLPGYQPVTRSPRNLLDDAVALIEKAKKPIILCGHGVIMSNAEEELMQFAVKTQTPVASTLLGLGAFPASHELSLGMMGMHGEAYTNLAIQNSDLILAFGMRFDDRVTGTLKTYAPKAKKIHIEIDPSEVHKNVFVDVPLVGDVKTVVADLIPLVDEYDHDEWKQEINGWKNEADTRSIMNWEEDGRLYVAHLIADIWKATGGGAIVTTDVGQHQMWTAQYYQLEKPNRWITSGGAGTMGFGLPSAIGAWFAAKDQEIWAVAGDGGFQMTAAELTTAVQEGANVKVAIMNNSFLGMVRQWQEFFFEKRYSAVNMLAPDFVKLAEAHGVPAKRVTKREEVNEAIEWARSIKGPTVLEFRVEMEDAVYPMVPAGAALHEMIRRPVKA
- the ilvN gene encoding acetolactate synthase small subunit, encoding MNYTFIALVENKPGVLNRVASLFRRRNFNIESLAVGRTENPEVSRMTVVVDCPNGDVDAHRIEANLYKLVNVIDVQDVTHQPVVARDLALIKVRVGPERRAEVNGLAEIFRARIVDVAPDSVVVEITGTEDKIEGMIELLRPIGIVEMVRTGQISMTRGVHDGVRRMPGMESRRYEDVMDMAEMMP
- the ilvD gene encoding dihydroxy-acid dehydratase, which gives rise to MRSDTVKKGFDKAPHRALLRATGLQDDDFNKPFVAIVNSYVDVVPGHVHLQEFGKLVKDAVRAAGCVPFEFNTIGVDDGIAMGHMGMKYSLPSRELIADCVETMIEAHRFDAMVCIPNCDKIVPGMLLAAMRVNVPTIFVSGGAMKAGMTPDGEVLDLISVFEGVGAYSAGKIDEKRLTLLEKFACPSCGSCSGMFTANSMNCLMEVLGLALPFNGSALAKTPEREDLARRAAAQIMTLIERDIKPRDIVTADAIDDAFALDMAMGGSSNTVLHTLALANEAGVDYPLTRINAVADKVPHICKVSPAGKWHMEDVHRAGGIPAILNEVQRGTGMLHLDRITVTGNTLGESIQDLEIKDEEVIRRYENAHSKRGGLSILFGNLAPNGAVVKVGGVSDAMMKFEGPAVIFESQDDAMAGILAGKVKAGDCVVVRYEGPKGGPGMQEMLSPTSAIMGQGLGDKVALITDGRFSGGTRGACIGHVSPEAAARGPIAALKAGDIVQIDLVARSLNVKLSEAEIQSRLDALPKFESKVTSKWLKRYSHFVTSADTGAVLEV
- a CDS encoding 2-isopropylmalate synthase, with product MSNYVKIFDTTLRDGEQSPGATMTSAEKLEVAHNLARLGVDIIEAGFPAASPDDLEAVRRIAVEVGNPASPENEAKIPVIAGLARANKSDINKAWEAVQGAKNPRIHTFLATSPIHMKHKLKMDPEEVVQRVSEMVAYAKSLCDDVEFSPEDAGRSDPEFLYVVLGEAIKSGATTLNIPDTVGYTTPDEFYTLIKGIIENTPGMHAGITVSVHCHDDLGMATANTLAGIRAGARQAEVTINGIGERAGNTSLEEVVMTLKTRHPVFGLDTGIETQQLSRISRLVSNYTGIVVQPNKAIVGANAFAHEAGIHQDGMLKHQTTYEIMRPEDVGVNQTNLVLGKHSGRHALRNRLAEMGHSLDEVELDKAFARFKDLADRKKVITDLDLEAVIADEFYKPRDVYILDGLQVTCGTMGMPTATVRLRGPDGVVHTHAAMGSGPVDATYQAIRAIVNVPNKLLEFNVHAITEGIDALGEVTVRIQGRNGHTTMDAQSEMEYPRVYGGHGADTDIIVASAKAYINALNKLIIAQTERHEHEVHDFGVMLG